The Miltoncostaea oceani genome includes a region encoding these proteins:
- a CDS encoding sensor histidine kinase → MRATSSPDASGAPGRARRLELLLTVIETLESEGSLDERIDGALRLARDAGLVTSGGVVRADSARSVGPPGDPATAEAALRLAAGVAREGAEGRERAGGSEILCVPLRAEGRIEGAVWFAAPTFPPDEAALARDVADRLARAVADERHRREQLELAGELRRSDALKTALLRGVTHELRTPLAGIANAADALMVIDDPRERAEILRAVIGETQRLERVVSNLLDLSRVEGGVLSARMEWCVLEELVGSGLLAAAAFLDGVGVSTDIPDDVPLVQADPVLTERILVNLLHNAARHGAPPVRVVGRRIGAELELAVEDAGPGVDPRVLPTVFEPFSHREGVGLGLGLPLCRRLAEAQGGRLEHRTAAGGGARFALVLPLTTPPEVEG, encoded by the coding sequence ATGAGGGCGACGAGCTCACCGGACGCGTCCGGGGCACCGGGGCGGGCGCGCCGGCTCGAGCTCCTCCTGACCGTCATCGAGACCCTCGAGTCGGAGGGATCGCTCGATGAGCGCATCGACGGTGCGCTCCGCCTGGCACGCGACGCGGGGCTCGTCACGTCGGGAGGGGTCGTCCGCGCGGACTCCGCGCGATCGGTCGGTCCGCCGGGCGACCCCGCGACGGCGGAGGCGGCGCTGCGCCTCGCCGCGGGCGTCGCCCGGGAGGGGGCGGAGGGCCGCGAGCGTGCCGGCGGGTCCGAGATCCTCTGCGTCCCGCTCCGGGCCGAGGGACGGATCGAGGGCGCCGTGTGGTTCGCGGCGCCGACGTTCCCGCCGGACGAGGCCGCCCTCGCGCGCGATGTCGCCGACCGGCTCGCACGGGCCGTCGCCGATGAACGGCACCGGCGGGAGCAGCTCGAGCTGGCGGGCGAGCTGCGCCGCAGCGACGCGCTGAAGACCGCCTTGCTGCGGGGTGTCACCCACGAGCTCCGGACCCCCCTCGCGGGGATCGCGAACGCCGCGGACGCCCTGATGGTGATCGACGACCCGCGCGAGAGGGCCGAGATCCTCCGCGCGGTGATCGGGGAGACCCAGCGCCTCGAGCGCGTCGTCTCGAACCTGCTCGACCTGTCGCGGGTCGAGGGCGGGGTCCTCTCCGCCCGGATGGAGTGGTGCGTGCTGGAGGAGCTCGTGGGGTCGGGCCTGCTGGCCGCGGCGGCGTTCCTCGACGGCGTCGGGGTGAGCACCGACATCCCCGACGACGTGCCCCTCGTGCAGGCCGACCCGGTGCTCACCGAGCGCATCCTCGTCAACCTCCTCCACAACGCCGCGCGGCACGGCGCGCCGCCCGTGCGCGTCGTCGGTCGTCGCATCGGCGCGGAGCTGGAGCTCGCCGTCGAGGACGCCGGCCCCGGCGTGGATCCGCGGGTCCTGCCGACGGTCTTCGAGCCGTTCAGCCACCGGGAGGGCGTCGGCCTCGGGCTGGGACTCCCGCTGTGCCGTCGGCTGGCCGAGGCCCAGGGCGGGCGCCTGGAGCACCGGACGGCCGCGGGGGGCGGAGCCCGCTTCGCGCTCGTCCTCCCCCTCACGACCCCCCCGGAGGTCGAGGGGTGA
- a CDS encoding DUF4126 domain-containing protein, whose protein sequence is MDVAAPIAAVLAAVGLAGAAGLNAWLPLLLGAVLERLDVVELGDPFGSLSGNAGIVVLTVIFLADFVGDKIPGVDHVLHVAGTVVHPVAGAVLFVGGTGVDTSIPAVVAMVLGAATAETLHAGRAALRPVSTTTTAGVGNPFLSLAEDGASLLLTVLAFAVPVLAVLVVLALLAAVLSRGRRRTRRTRRPG, encoded by the coding sequence GTGGACGTCGCCGCCCCCATTGCCGCTGTCCTCGCCGCGGTCGGCCTCGCCGGGGCCGCCGGGCTGAACGCCTGGCTGCCCCTGTTGCTGGGGGCGGTGCTGGAGCGCCTCGACGTGGTGGAGCTCGGCGACCCGTTCGGGTCCCTCTCCGGGAACGCGGGGATCGTGGTGCTCACCGTCATCTTCCTCGCCGACTTCGTCGGCGACAAGATCCCGGGAGTCGACCACGTCCTGCACGTGGCGGGCACCGTCGTCCACCCCGTCGCGGGGGCGGTCCTGTTCGTCGGCGGGACCGGTGTGGACACGTCCATCCCGGCGGTCGTCGCCATGGTCCTGGGCGCAGCGACCGCCGAGACGCTGCACGCGGGGCGGGCGGCGCTGCGTCCCGTGTCGACGACCACCACCGCCGGGGTCGGCAACCCGTTCCTGTCGCTGGCGGAGGACGGCGCCAGCCTCCTGCTGACCGTCCTCGCGTTCGCCGTGCCCGTCCTCGCGGTGCTCGTGGTGCTGGCGTTGCTGGCCGCCGTCCTCAGTCGGGGCCGGCGGCGTACCCGGCGGACCCGCCGCCCCGGGTAG
- a CDS encoding NUDIX domain-containing protein → MPTRSAGLLLHRRGPSGTEVLIGHMGGPFWARRDAAAWSIPKGLAEEGEEPLQVARREFTEEMGSPPPEGTPVALGEFRQRGGKVVVVFAQEGDFDATAISSNEFEMEWPRGSGRTARFPEVDRAEWVALDRARVALVAGQVPAIDALQAHLAAEGA, encoded by the coding sequence GTGCCGACGCGCAGCGCCGGCCTGCTGCTGCACCGCCGCGGCCCCTCCGGGACGGAGGTGCTGATCGGCCACATGGGCGGTCCGTTCTGGGCCCGCCGCGACGCCGCGGCGTGGTCGATCCCGAAGGGCCTCGCCGAGGAGGGCGAGGAGCCGCTGCAGGTCGCGCGGCGCGAGTTCACCGAGGAGATGGGCTCACCGCCGCCGGAGGGGACGCCCGTGGCGCTCGGGGAGTTCCGGCAGCGGGGCGGCAAGGTCGTCGTGGTGTTCGCGCAGGAGGGCGACTTCGACGCCACCGCGATCTCCAGCAACGAGTTCGAGATGGAGTGGCCCCGCGGGTCGGGCCGGACCGCCCGCTTCCCCGAGGTCGACCGGGCCGAGTGGGTCGCCCTCGACCGGGCGCGCGTCGCGCTCGTCGCCGGGCAGGTCCCCGCGATCGACGCGCTGCAGGCCCACCTCGCGGCCGAGGGGGCCTGA
- the ligD gene encoding non-homologous end-joining DNA ligase: MPKDAEHLELDAGGRTIAISSPGKVMFPEHGETKADVARYYLAVAAPLMRTVRDRPTLLQRFPNGATGSSFFQKRIPATAPDWLETTTVSTPNGTTSRALVMADIAHVLWAANQGCLGFHPWAYRASAPDDVDELRLDLDPSPGVTFAMVREAAAEVRAFLTEVGVAAFPKTTGNRGLHLYVRVAPGSDAFAVRQAAVAVAREMERRRPDLITGAWWKEERGTRVFVDFNQNAPHKTVFGAWCIRARTGAQVSAPFAWDELEGIEPDALTIRSVPERLARLGDPWEGMDDAPQSIAPLVERYRADLAAGIPDNPWPPVYPKMPDEAPRVAPSRARTPPTD, encoded by the coding sequence ATGCCGAAGGACGCCGAGCACCTCGAGCTGGACGCCGGTGGGCGCACGATCGCCATCAGCAGCCCCGGCAAGGTGATGTTCCCGGAGCACGGCGAGACGAAGGCCGACGTCGCCCGGTACTATCTCGCGGTGGCCGCGCCGCTGATGCGCACCGTCCGCGACCGGCCGACGCTGCTGCAGCGGTTCCCGAACGGGGCGACCGGCTCCTCGTTCTTCCAGAAGCGCATCCCCGCCACGGCGCCCGACTGGCTCGAGACGACGACCGTCTCCACCCCCAACGGCACCACCTCCCGCGCCCTCGTCATGGCCGACATCGCCCACGTCCTCTGGGCGGCGAACCAGGGGTGCCTCGGCTTCCACCCGTGGGCGTACCGGGCCTCCGCGCCGGACGACGTCGACGAGCTGCGCCTCGACCTCGACCCGTCGCCGGGCGTCACGTTCGCGATGGTCCGCGAGGCGGCCGCCGAGGTCCGCGCGTTCCTCACCGAGGTCGGTGTCGCCGCGTTCCCGAAGACCACCGGCAACCGCGGGCTGCACCTCTACGTGCGCGTCGCGCCGGGGTCGGACGCGTTCGCCGTCCGGCAGGCCGCCGTCGCCGTGGCGCGCGAGATGGAGCGCCGCCGGCCCGACCTCATCACCGGCGCCTGGTGGAAGGAGGAGCGCGGCACCCGGGTCTTCGTCGACTTCAACCAGAACGCCCCGCACAAGACGGTGTTCGGGGCGTGGTGCATCCGGGCCCGCACCGGCGCCCAGGTGTCCGCGCCGTTCGCCTGGGACGAGCTGGAGGGGATCGAACCCGACGCCCTCACCATCCGCAGCGTCCCGGAGCGGCTCGCCCGCCTCGGCGACCCCTGGGAGGGGATGGACGACGCACCCCAGTCGATCGCGCCCCTCGTCGAGCGCTACCGGGCCGACCTCGCCGCCGGCATCCCCGACAACCCGTGGCCGCCGGTCTACCCGAAGATGCCCGACGAGGCCCCGCGGGTCGCCCCCAGCCGGGCCCGCACGCCCCCCACGGACTGA
- a CDS encoding molybdopterin molybdotransferase MoeA: MLRARSLETARTTEWVPLEHVHGRCLAAAVVARHDLPPAPSSAMDGWAVRSGGGRSVRRITDESAAGHGPARSLHPGEACRISTGALIPDGADAVVRREDGREIGGRLLIDAGGAAGDHVRPRGDDLAAGERLLEAGTVVAAHELSVLAAAGHAGALCRVRPVVAVLTTGDELVPPGARVPHAHRTESNLAALGAQARAAGAVAGEHVHAGDDRRVTASALSALLEGEPDLIVTVGGVSVGDHDHVAGALMRLGARWAFRGVAMRPGHPVGLAVCRSTVILALPGNPAAAVVAFHLLGRPLLGARGDWSRRAALAAPCRRHPRATTFVRCSEGPEGLRPLARQGSAQLGSLAGARALAWIEPGEGTVDPGTLVHMSALP; this comes from the coding sequence GTGCTCCGCGCGCGCTCGCTGGAGACCGCCCGTACGACGGAGTGGGTGCCGCTGGAACACGTCCACGGCCGGTGCCTCGCCGCCGCCGTCGTGGCGCGGCACGACCTGCCGCCCGCGCCATCCTCGGCCATGGACGGCTGGGCCGTGCGCTCCGGCGGGGGGCGGTCGGTGCGGCGGATCACGGACGAGAGCGCCGCGGGCCACGGCCCCGCCCGGTCGCTGCACCCCGGCGAGGCGTGCCGGATCTCGACGGGAGCGCTGATCCCCGACGGCGCCGACGCCGTGGTGCGACGGGAGGACGGCCGCGAGATCGGCGGGCGCCTGCTCATCGACGCCGGGGGGGCGGCCGGCGACCATGTCCGGCCGCGCGGAGACGACCTCGCCGCGGGCGAGAGACTGCTCGAGGCCGGGACGGTGGTCGCCGCACACGAGCTGTCGGTGCTGGCGGCCGCCGGTCATGCCGGGGCGCTCTGCCGGGTTCGTCCCGTGGTCGCGGTCCTGACCACCGGAGACGAGCTCGTGCCCCCCGGCGCACGCGTCCCGCACGCCCACCGGACCGAGTCGAACCTGGCCGCCCTCGGTGCCCAGGCCCGCGCCGCCGGCGCGGTGGCCGGGGAGCACGTCCATGCCGGCGACGACCGGCGGGTGACCGCGTCGGCCCTCTCGGCGCTGCTCGAGGGCGAGCCGGATCTCATCGTGACGGTGGGCGGCGTGTCGGTGGGCGATCACGACCACGTCGCCGGGGCGCTGATGCGCCTGGGGGCGCGATGGGCCTTCCGGGGCGTCGCGATGCGTCCCGGCCATCCCGTCGGCCTGGCGGTCTGCCGTTCGACCGTGATCCTGGCCCTTCCCGGTAACCCCGCGGCCGCCGTGGTCGCCTTCCATCTGCTGGGCCGCCCCCTGCTCGGCGCGCGCGGGGACTGGTCGCGCCGCGCCGCGCTCGCCGCGCCCTGCCGGCGCCACCCGCGGGCGACGACCTTCGTGCGGTGCTCCGAGGGCCCGGAGGGCCTGCGTCCCCTCGCGCGTCAGGGCTCGGCGCAGCTCGGGTCCCTGGCGGGGGCACGAGCCCTCGCATGGATCGAACCGGGAGAAGGCACGGTGGATCCGGGGACCCTCGTGCACATGAGCGCCCTTCCCTGA
- a CDS encoding CBS domain-containing protein: MRVRDIMSSPAVSVTPGATVREAAALMVRHRINSVVVTGEGGDPAVVGLLTEAEVELAETVVPFAVPSVRAARLMDLWAQTPDQLSAALSEIAGRSVRDVMRTPVETVGPDADVWTAMTRMTQRDITRMPVVEDGRLIGLVARHDIMKIIAGTTTG, encoded by the coding sequence GTGAGGGTGCGGGACATCATGTCGAGCCCGGCGGTGAGCGTGACGCCCGGCGCCACGGTCCGGGAGGCCGCGGCCCTGATGGTGCGGCATCGGATCAACTCTGTCGTCGTCACGGGCGAGGGAGGGGATCCGGCCGTCGTCGGCCTGCTCACCGAGGCCGAGGTGGAGCTCGCCGAGACCGTCGTCCCGTTCGCCGTGCCGTCCGTCCGCGCGGCCCGGCTCATGGACCTCTGGGCCCAGACCCCCGACCAGCTCTCCGCGGCGCTCTCCGAGATCGCCGGCCGGTCCGTGCGGGACGTGATGCGGACGCCCGTCGAGACCGTGGGGCCGGACGCCGACGTGTGGACCGCGATGACCCGCATGACACAGCGCGACATCACGCGGATGCCGGTGGTGGAGGACGGCAGGCTGATCGGCCTCGTCGCACGCCACGACATCATGAAGATCATCGCGGGGACCACCACCGGCTGA
- a CDS encoding DUF11 domain-containing protein — translation MTTLSTPARRGRANRGPAGPSPWVRRAAVAVGVAVAALLLLIDVGSATASPAVLRVLDDGAPSYGRAIPIAAPGGGTFTADPGRALVTLTPAGGTAVTGPAWCVDRLRRTSVGVDRAVDLQTPADTPALAEPGMQSAGWLIAAADDLIAAAPDPGREAAAVQVAVWRLTGQAADVLAVTPDAALNARAQELRELARGMAPVTALALAGPGGTLAAGTPATVTVTATPGAVVDLAVTAGAAALSSPQVQVGPSGSATVTVTPSGAGTVIVGATARGGHLARAAHLPGARGPQDMALITPATLTASATLVAAAPAPPAVTTGVPPAPAPRVTPVPAVLRVHKTAPARVTRGRVIRYSLTVTNTGPVTARGVVVRDPLPAGTYVASMPARARLRAGAVVWDIGALAPGARVTVHLRLGTRLVAPGDLRNVATASARNARTVRARATTRILPVRVPVPRVAPAVTG, via the coding sequence ATGACGACACTCTCGACACCGGCGCGGCGTGGACGCGCAAACCGGGGCCCGGCGGGCCCGTCGCCGTGGGTGCGGCGTGCGGCCGTGGCCGTCGGCGTCGCCGTCGCGGCCCTGCTGCTCCTGATCGACGTCGGCTCCGCGACCGCCTCGCCCGCCGTGCTCCGGGTCCTCGACGACGGGGCGCCCTCGTACGGGCGCGCCATCCCGATCGCGGCGCCCGGTGGCGGCACGTTCACCGCCGACCCCGGCCGCGCCCTCGTGACCCTCACGCCCGCCGGCGGCACCGCCGTGACGGGCCCGGCGTGGTGCGTCGACCGGCTCCGCCGCACCTCCGTCGGCGTCGACCGCGCCGTCGACCTGCAGACCCCCGCCGACACCCCCGCGCTCGCCGAGCCCGGGATGCAGTCGGCCGGCTGGCTGATCGCCGCCGCCGACGACCTGATCGCCGCCGCCCCGGACCCCGGCCGTGAGGCCGCCGCCGTCCAGGTCGCGGTGTGGCGCCTGACGGGGCAGGCGGCCGACGTCCTCGCCGTCACCCCCGACGCCGCCCTGAACGCCCGTGCGCAGGAACTGCGCGAGCTGGCGCGCGGCATGGCGCCCGTCACGGCGCTGGCGCTCGCCGGCCCGGGGGGCACCCTCGCCGCCGGAACGCCCGCGACGGTGACCGTGACGGCCACCCCAGGAGCGGTCGTCGACCTGGCCGTCACGGCCGGCGCCGCCGCGCTGTCCTCCCCGCAGGTGCAGGTCGGCCCGTCCGGGTCGGCCACCGTGACCGTGACGCCCTCCGGGGCCGGGACGGTGATCGTCGGCGCGACCGCACGCGGCGGCCACCTCGCCCGCGCGGCGCACCTCCCCGGGGCGCGCGGCCCGCAGGACATGGCGCTCATCACCCCCGCGACGCTCACGGCCTCCGCCACCCTCGTCGCGGCCGCGCCGGCCCCGCCCGCCGTCACCACGGGGGTCCCCCCGGCGCCCGCGCCGCGGGTGACGCCGGTCCCCGCCGTCCTGCGCGTCCACAAGACCGCCCCGGCGCGGGTGACCCGCGGACGGGTCATCCGCTACTCCCTGACCGTCACCAACACCGGTCCGGTCACGGCCCGGGGCGTCGTGGTCCGCGACCCGCTCCCCGCCGGGACGTACGTCGCCTCCATGCCCGCCCGCGCCCGGCTCCGCGCGGGGGCGGTGGTCTGGGACATCGGGGCGCTGGCCCCCGGCGCACGGGTCACCGTCCACCTGCGCCTCGGCACGCGCCTCGTGGCCCCCGGGGACCTGCGGAACGTGGCGACGGCGTCGGCGCGCAACGCTCGGACGGTCCGCGCCCGCGCCACGACCCGCATCCTCCCGGTGCGGGTGCCGGTCCCCCGGGTCGCGCCGGCGGTCACCGGCTGA
- a CDS encoding NADPH-dependent F420 reductase encodes MDITIIGTGNMARGIATRALAGGHAVTLLGTDADKSRALADELSGDVRSGAVGDPISGDVVVLAVWYQALDDVLGRYAGRLDGKTVVDITNPVDPQTYAPLTVEAGSAAQEIAAKAPGAKVVKAFNTTFAGSLLEGRVADQPLDVFVASDDDAAKAVVRELAESAGLRVLDAGPLAVARQLEGAGYLHMAIQPGVGGTYASALKIVS; translated from the coding sequence ATGGACATCACGATCATCGGCACCGGCAACATGGCTCGTGGGATCGCCACCCGCGCACTGGCCGGCGGCCACGCCGTCACCCTGCTCGGCACCGACGCCGACAAGTCCCGGGCCCTCGCCGACGAGCTCTCCGGAGACGTCCGCTCCGGTGCCGTCGGCGACCCGATCTCCGGCGACGTGGTGGTCCTCGCCGTCTGGTACCAGGCGCTCGACGACGTGCTCGGCCGCTACGCCGGCCGGCTGGACGGCAAGACCGTCGTCGACATCACCAACCCCGTCGACCCGCAGACCTACGCGCCGTTGACGGTGGAGGCCGGGTCCGCCGCACAGGAGATCGCGGCGAAGGCGCCCGGCGCGAAGGTCGTGAAGGCGTTCAACACCACCTTCGCCGGCTCGCTCCTCGAGGGCCGGGTCGCCGACCAGCCGCTCGACGTCTTCGTCGCGTCCGACGACGACGCGGCCAAGGCCGTCGTCCGTGAGCTCGCCGAGAGCGCCGGGCTGCGCGTCCTCGACGCCGGCCCGCTCGCCGTCGCCCGCCAGCTCGAAGGCGCCGGCTACCTGCACATGGCGATCCAGCCCGGCGTGGGCGGCACGTACGCCAGCGCGCTGAAGATCGTCTCGTAG
- a CDS encoding GreA/GreB family elongation factor, with translation MTSNDQMTLEIRLTRPGFDLLRAELAHLVEVARPDALRRVHGAYESGGGDGDSEISDARWEQDRIEMRIRRLEDQLRTARLITDGDLRSGRVAVGHRVDVRRAGGRERSYVLVTPLEGDPRTGRLSCESPLGRLLLDAAVGDVVVLEPTGEEITIVAVEPGGDHGGAV, from the coding sequence ATGACGTCGAACGATCAGATGACCCTCGAGATCCGTCTGACCCGGCCGGGCTTCGACCTGCTGCGGGCGGAGCTGGCCCACCTCGTCGAGGTCGCCCGCCCGGACGCCCTGCGCCGCGTCCACGGCGCGTACGAGTCGGGCGGCGGCGACGGCGACTCCGAGATCTCCGACGCCCGCTGGGAGCAGGATCGGATCGAGATGCGCATCCGGCGGCTGGAGGACCAGCTCCGCACGGCGCGCCTCATCACGGACGGCGACCTCCGGTCGGGCCGGGTCGCGGTCGGCCACCGCGTCGACGTCCGGCGGGCCGGCGGACGGGAGCGCAGCTACGTGCTCGTCACCCCGCTCGAGGGGGACCCGCGCACGGGCCGGCTCTCGTGTGAGAGTCCTCTGGGCAGGCTCCTCCTCGACGCCGCCGTCGGCGACGTGGTCGTCCTGGAGCCGACGGGTGAGGAGATCACGATCGTGGCCGTCGAACCCGGTGGCGACCACGGGGGGGCCGTGTGA
- a CDS encoding response regulator, which produces MTTSARPVLVVDDEPLILRALTASLGAAGYHVATAVDGRSALEAAALRHPAAVVLDLRLPDMDGVEVCRRLREWTDVPIIVVSALDGEADKIAALDAGADDYVTKPYSAGELLARLRASLRRVSESVDGAGIVRFGGIVVDLARQQVLRDGVLVHLTPTEYELVATLSRHPGKVLTHAMLLRAVWGLAYQGETHYVRVYMARLRRKLEQDPSRPRHLVTQSGIGYRLVTDELLAPAGGP; this is translated from the coding sequence GTGACGACCAGCGCCCGGCCGGTGCTCGTCGTCGACGACGAGCCCCTCATCCTCCGGGCCCTCACCGCCAGCCTGGGGGCCGCCGGCTACCACGTCGCCACCGCGGTCGATGGGCGCTCGGCCCTCGAGGCCGCCGCGCTCCGCCACCCCGCCGCCGTGGTGCTCGACCTCCGTCTCCCCGACATGGACGGTGTCGAGGTCTGCCGGCGACTGCGCGAGTGGACCGACGTCCCGATCATCGTGGTGTCGGCACTCGACGGGGAGGCCGACAAGATCGCCGCGCTCGACGCGGGCGCCGACGACTACGTCACCAAGCCGTACTCGGCGGGCGAGCTCCTGGCGCGCCTGCGCGCGTCGCTGCGACGGGTCAGCGAGTCGGTGGACGGTGCCGGGATCGTCCGCTTCGGGGGGATCGTGGTCGACCTCGCACGCCAGCAGGTGCTCCGCGACGGCGTGCTCGTGCACCTCACGCCCACCGAGTACGAGCTGGTGGCGACGCTCAGCCGGCATCCCGGCAAGGTCCTCACCCACGCGATGCTGCTGCGGGCGGTGTGGGGTCTCGCCTACCAGGGCGAGACCCACTACGTGCGCGTCTACATGGCGCGCCTGCGGCGCAAGCTCGAGCAGGACCCCTCACGGCCCCGTCACCTCGTCACCCAGTCCGGCATCGGCTACCGGCTGGTCACCGACGAGCTCCTGGCCCCGGCCGGCGGCCCGTAG
- the pyk gene encoding pyruvate kinase gives MPLARRRTKILATIGPASDSEAVLRGMIEAGLDAVRLNLSHGTLEEALATHARVRALAAEMGRAVGTLVDLPGPKIRAGSFGRDGVDLTAGHRLRLEPGNERSTAEVVQVDYDGLLDGIEVGDRISFGDGGIDIEVVDTPGDRLDAVVSHGGHLTGRPGVHIPSERLRVATPTPDDLRILDAFVEAGVDMVAISFVRSAHDVRRLGAEPHPRGPLVVAKIETRSAIDNLAGILDAAGAVMIARGDLGIECAIEDLPHLQKHIIRECIAHGRPAITATQMLESMIHAPSPTRAEASDVANAVFDGSSAVMLSGETATGRDPVNVVATMARLCARADANFDVDGWTRLVSRLRVADPDGGDGRYRRITDTMTDAAWRVAQELGANAILCLTRTGFTVRAIARYRPTTPILGFTPDERVQRQLSVSWGATPLPLSGFAGNEQMVEEAIRTARDAGHVRVGDIVVVLAGIDGRSRTTDVLRVIHVT, from the coding sequence ATGCCGCTCGCCCGCCGCCGAACCAAGATCCTCGCCACGATCGGACCGGCCTCCGACTCGGAGGCCGTGCTGCGCGGGATGATCGAGGCGGGCCTGGACGCCGTGCGGCTGAACCTGTCGCACGGCACCCTCGAGGAGGCGCTCGCCACCCACGCCCGGGTGCGCGCCCTCGCGGCGGAGATGGGGCGCGCGGTCGGGACGCTCGTCGACCTGCCGGGACCGAAGATCCGCGCGGGCTCGTTCGGCCGCGACGGGGTCGACCTCACCGCCGGTCACCGCCTCCGCCTCGAACCCGGCAACGAGCGCTCGACGGCCGAGGTCGTCCAGGTCGACTACGACGGCCTGCTGGATGGCATCGAGGTCGGCGACCGCATCAGCTTCGGCGACGGTGGCATCGACATCGAGGTGGTCGACACCCCCGGTGACCGCCTGGACGCGGTGGTCAGCCACGGCGGCCACCTGACGGGGCGGCCGGGTGTCCACATCCCCTCGGAGCGCCTGCGGGTCGCCACCCCGACGCCGGACGACCTACGGATCCTCGACGCGTTCGTCGAGGCGGGCGTGGACATGGTCGCCATCTCGTTCGTGCGCTCCGCCCACGACGTCCGCCGCCTCGGCGCCGAGCCCCACCCGCGGGGGCCGCTGGTGGTGGCGAAGATCGAGACCCGCAGCGCGATCGACAACCTGGCGGGGATCCTCGACGCCGCCGGCGCGGTGATGATCGCCCGCGGCGACCTCGGCATCGAGTGCGCGATCGAGGACCTGCCGCACCTGCAGAAGCACATCATCCGGGAGTGCATCGCCCACGGGCGACCGGCGATCACGGCGACGCAGATGCTGGAGTCGATGATCCACGCCCCGTCGCCGACCCGCGCCGAGGCCTCGGACGTCGCGAACGCCGTCTTCGACGGGTCGTCGGCGGTGATGCTCTCCGGCGAGACGGCGACGGGCCGGGACCCGGTGAACGTGGTCGCGACGATGGCGCGCCTCTGCGCCCGCGCCGACGCGAACTTCGACGTCGACGGGTGGACGCGCCTCGTGAGCCGCCTGCGGGTCGCGGACCCCGACGGCGGCGACGGCCGCTACCGGCGGATCACCGACACGATGACCGACGCCGCCTGGCGCGTCGCCCAGGAGCTCGGGGCGAACGCGATCCTCTGCCTGACCCGCACGGGCTTCACGGTCCGCGCGATCGCCCGGTACCGGCCGACCACCCCCATCCTGGGCTTCACGCCCGACGAGCGCGTGCAGCGCCAGCTGTCGGTGAGCTGGGGGGCGACGCCGCTGCCCCTCTCCGGCTTCGCCGGCAACGAGCAGATGGTGGAGGAGGCGATCCGGACGGCCCGCGACGCCGGCCACGTGCGCGTCGGCGACATCGTCGTGGTCCTCGCGGGCATCGACGGCCGGTCCCGCACCACCGACGTCCTGCGCGTCATCCACGTCACCTAG
- a CDS encoding helix-turn-helix transcriptional regulator produces the protein MTDAATGIAVDRLPGAGASLEVVLIEGARFGADSDAGPRRPHRHDYHELVWTRRGAGRHLIDGEVSLVEPDTITLIGRGQVHIFESARGLHGAIVRFGDELLHGDPATGVNPAWLIGSRAVPRVAVPPGEAGRLEAAVGLLAAEARRPRDSRTVDLQRHFLSALLLWVERWYEATRTEQRDADDPDLQLYRGFSEVLERDYARHHDAPHFANALGVPQAALSRALVHVTGRTTKELITDRRMLEAARLLRFSEMGVGEIAHRAGYGDQLYFSRAFKRRFGEAPSAYRERVRGRAPER, from the coding sequence GTGACGGATGCCGCGACGGGGATCGCCGTCGACCGGCTGCCCGGTGCCGGCGCGTCCCTGGAGGTCGTGCTGATCGAGGGGGCCCGGTTCGGGGCGGACTCCGACGCCGGCCCCCGGCGGCCGCATCGGCACGACTACCACGAGCTCGTCTGGACGCGGCGCGGCGCCGGCCGGCACCTCATCGACGGGGAGGTCTCGTTGGTCGAGCCGGACACGATCACCCTGATCGGCCGCGGGCAGGTGCACATCTTCGAGAGCGCCCGCGGCCTCCATGGGGCGATCGTGCGCTTCGGCGACGAGCTGCTGCACGGCGACCCGGCGACGGGCGTCAACCCGGCGTGGCTGATCGGCAGCCGCGCCGTCCCGCGGGTGGCCGTCCCACCCGGCGAGGCGGGGCGCCTGGAGGCGGCGGTCGGGTTGCTGGCCGCCGAGGCGCGCCGCCCGCGGGATTCGCGCACGGTCGACCTCCAGCGCCACTTCCTGTCGGCGCTCCTGCTGTGGGTGGAGCGCTGGTACGAGGCGACGCGCACGGAGCAGCGCGACGCCGACGACCCGGACCTGCAGCTGTACCGGGGCTTCAGCGAGGTGCTCGAACGTGACTACGCGCGCCACCACGACGCGCCGCACTTCGCGAACGCGCTCGGCGTCCCGCAGGCGGCCCTGTCGCGCGCGCTCGTCCACGTCACCGGGCGGACGACGAAGGAGCTGATCACCGACCGGCGGATGCTGGAGGCGGCGCGGTTGCTGCGTTTCAGCGAGATGGGCGTCGGCGAGATCGCCCACCGCGCCGGCTACGGTGACCAGCTCTACTTCTCGCGGGCCTTCAAGCGCCGGTTCGGCGAGGCGCCATCGGCGTACCGCGAACGGGTGCGCGGGCGCGCCCCGGAGCGCTGA